One region of Micromonospora ureilytica genomic DNA includes:
- a CDS encoding glycoside hydrolase family 44 protein yields MLVRPTTALLPVVLATALGGLALPQPALAAAGPALTVDTTAARHQISPYVYGMNFADQALARDLRLPVHRYGGNATTRYNFRADTTNRASDWFFENIPNDNPSPEELPEGSETDKFVQQNKATGAATVMTIPMLGWIAKDRSRACGFSVAKYGPQQSTDTWAPDCGNGIKPDGSPVTGNDPEDTSVAVGPEYATDFVNHLKGQFGAAADGGVQFYNLDNEPDLWHATHRDVRPTGLGYDELRDRTYEYAAAIKAADPGAKTLGPVGWGLNSIIYSGLDQDTCSRTGCWSNPPDKAAHGGQDLGPWYLDRMREYEQQHGTRILDYFDVHLYPQQSGVLGEAAGDANTQALRLRSTRQLWDPTYVDESWINSPVRYIPRLRELVDQHYPGTKIAMTEYNWGAFGSLNGALAQADVLGIFGREGLDLATLWTAPTADQPVANAFRVYRNYDGKGGAFGETSVQATSADQGRLAVYAAERSTDKALTVVVVNKTGDDLTSPVALTGASASTAQVYRYSGADLAGVVREADLPVTAAGLTATFPANSITHLVLPRGTTPGDTQAPTAPGKPTAGTITGDSVALAWTPSTDDTAVTGYDVHRVDTTGTVKVGNATGTTYTVTGLTPDTPYTFVVTARDAAGNVSAASPGLTVRTAPTAPTVGCTVGYTANSWPGGFTASVTIKNTGTTAIDGWKLAFDFPTAGQKVDQGWSATWKQNGTSVTADSMSWNGRLAPGASTSTGFNGTWSGTNPAPTAFNLNGQRCG; encoded by the coding sequence ATGCTCGTGCGTCCCACCACAGCTCTACTCCCGGTCGTGCTCGCCACGGCCCTCGGTGGTCTGGCCCTGCCGCAGCCCGCCCTGGCCGCGGCCGGCCCGGCGCTGACCGTGGACACCACGGCCGCCCGCCACCAGATCAGCCCGTACGTCTACGGCATGAACTTCGCCGACCAGGCCCTCGCCCGCGACCTGCGGCTGCCGGTGCACCGCTACGGCGGCAACGCCACCACCCGCTACAACTTCCGTGCCGACACCACCAACCGCGCGTCGGACTGGTTCTTCGAGAACATCCCCAATGACAACCCGAGTCCGGAAGAGCTCCCGGAGGGCTCGGAGACCGACAAGTTCGTGCAGCAGAACAAGGCCACCGGCGCCGCCACGGTCATGACGATTCCGATGCTCGGCTGGATCGCCAAGGACCGGTCGCGGGCGTGTGGCTTCAGTGTCGCCAAGTACGGCCCGCAGCAGTCCACCGACACCTGGGCACCGGACTGCGGCAACGGCATAAAGCCGGACGGGTCACCGGTCACCGGCAACGATCCGGAGGACACCAGCGTCGCCGTCGGTCCGGAGTACGCCACCGACTTCGTCAACCACCTCAAGGGGCAGTTCGGCGCCGCCGCCGACGGTGGGGTCCAGTTCTACAACCTGGACAACGAGCCGGACCTGTGGCACGCCACCCACCGCGACGTCCGCCCGACCGGGTTGGGCTACGACGAGCTACGCGACCGCACCTACGAGTACGCCGCCGCGATCAAGGCCGCCGACCCCGGCGCGAAGACGCTCGGTCCCGTCGGCTGGGGCCTGAACTCGATCATCTATTCGGGTCTCGACCAGGACACCTGCTCGCGCACCGGCTGCTGGTCGAACCCGCCGGACAAGGCCGCGCACGGCGGCCAGGACCTCGGCCCGTGGTACCTGGACCGGATGCGCGAGTACGAGCAGCAGCACGGCACACGCATCCTCGACTACTTCGACGTCCACCTCTACCCGCAGCAGTCCGGCGTGTTGGGTGAGGCCGCCGGCGACGCCAACACCCAGGCGCTGCGACTGCGCTCGACCCGCCAGCTCTGGGACCCGACCTACGTGGACGAGAGCTGGATCAACAGTCCGGTCCGGTACATCCCGCGCCTGCGCGAGCTGGTCGACCAGCACTACCCGGGCACGAAGATCGCGATGACCGAGTACAACTGGGGCGCCTTCGGGTCGCTCAACGGCGCGCTCGCGCAGGCTGACGTCCTCGGCATCTTCGGCCGCGAGGGGCTCGACCTGGCCACCCTCTGGACCGCACCCACGGCCGACCAGCCGGTGGCCAACGCCTTCCGCGTCTACCGCAACTACGACGGCAAGGGCGGCGCGTTCGGCGAGACCTCCGTCCAGGCGACCAGCGCCGACCAGGGCCGGCTGGCCGTGTACGCCGCCGAGCGGAGCACCGACAAGGCACTCACAGTGGTCGTGGTCAACAAGACCGGCGACGACCTGACCAGCCCGGTTGCCCTCACCGGCGCCTCCGCCAGCACCGCTCAGGTCTACCGGTACAGCGGGGCGGACCTCGCCGGTGTGGTCCGGGAGGCCGACCTGCCGGTGACCGCCGCCGGCCTCACGGCCACCTTCCCGGCCAACTCGATCACCCACCTGGTGCTGCCGCGCGGCACCACGCCCGGCGACACCCAGGCGCCGACCGCCCCGGGCAAGCCGACCGCCGGCACGATCACCGGCGACAGCGTCGCGCTGGCCTGGACGCCGTCCACCGACGACACCGCCGTCACCGGCTACGACGTCCACCGGGTCGACACCACCGGCACCGTGAAGGTGGGTAATGCCACCGGCACCACGTACACCGTGACCGGGCTGACGCCGGACACTCCGTACACCTTCGTGGTGACCGCCCGCGACGCGGCGGGCAACGTCTCGGCGGCCTCGCCCGGCCTGACCGTGCGGACCGCGCCCACCGCCCCGACCGTCGGCTGCACGGTCGGCTACACGGCGAACAGTTGGCCGGGCGGCTTCACCGCGTCCGTGACGATCAAGAACACCGGCACCACAGCGATCGACGGCTGGAAACTCGCCTTCGACTTCCCCACCGCCGGCCAGAAGGTCGACCAGGGGTGGTCGGCCACCTGGAAACAGAACGGAACGAGCGTCACCGCGGACAGCATGAGTTGGAACGGCAGACTCGCCCCCGGCGCGTCCACCAGCACTGGCTTCAACGGCACGTGGAGCGGCACCAATCCGGCACCGACCGCCTTCAACCTCAACGGTCAACGCTGCGGGTGA
- a CDS encoding NAD(P)-dependent oxidoreductase produces MSNQQHNRAVTVIGLGPMGQAITRTLLAAGHPVTVWNRTTGRAEGVVADGATLAATPAEALEASSLVILSLTDYQAMYDILGPTTESLAGRTLVNLSSDTPDRSREAASWAAAHDAAFLTGGVMASAPMVGTDAAYVYYSGPGEVLDGSREALAQIGEPKHLGEDPGLAQLMYQAQLAVFLGTLSALMHATAMLGATGMKAAEALPELLASAESIGAILRAGEETPGAALDAGEHPGELSTVTMMGATADHIVETSTTLGLDLALPLAVRAHYRQAIENGHGGDNWTRIIDSIREPRDKRRRLTS; encoded by the coding sequence GTGAGCAACCAGCAGCACAACCGCGCCGTCACAGTGATCGGGCTCGGCCCGATGGGCCAGGCGATCACCCGCACCCTCCTCGCCGCCGGGCACCCCGTCACGGTCTGGAACCGCACCACCGGCCGGGCCGAGGGCGTCGTCGCCGACGGCGCGACGCTCGCGGCGACACCCGCCGAGGCGCTCGAGGCGAGCAGCCTCGTCATCCTCAGCCTCACCGACTACCAAGCGATGTACGACATCCTCGGCCCGACCACCGAGTCTCTCGCCGGCCGGACGTTGGTCAACCTGAGTTCCGACACGCCCGACCGCAGCCGCGAGGCGGCATCCTGGGCGGCGGCCCACGACGCGGCCTTCCTCACCGGTGGCGTCATGGCCTCAGCGCCGATGGTCGGCACGGACGCGGCGTACGTCTACTACAGCGGCCCCGGCGAGGTGCTGGACGGCAGCCGAGAGGCGCTGGCCCAGATCGGCGAGCCGAAACACCTGGGCGAGGACCCGGGTCTCGCCCAGCTGATGTACCAAGCCCAGCTCGCGGTATTCCTCGGCACTCTGTCCGCGTTGATGCACGCCACCGCGATGCTGGGCGCCACGGGAATGAAGGCCGCGGAGGCACTGCCGGAGCTGCTCGCCTCGGCCGAGTCGATCGGCGCCATCCTCCGCGCCGGCGAGGAAACCCCCGGCGCCGCGCTGGACGCCGGAGAACACCCCGGCGAGCTCAGCACGGTCACCATGATGGGCGCGACCGCCGACCACATCGTCGAGACCAGCACGACACTGGGCCTCGACCTCGCGCTTCCCCTGGCCGTGCGAGCACATTATCGGCAGGCGATCGAGAATGGGCACGGCGGCGACAACTGGACCCGCATCATCGACAGCATCCGCGAGCCACGGGACAAGCGGCGTCGTCTCACCAGCTGA
- a CDS encoding CPBP family intramembrane glutamic endopeptidase: MRFVKQLLAVAAVALVGGLGVAAVEGSFFLTLVIGAVTAVLGVLVYRWVVRRTERREPTELGLDGWGARLGRGTLLGFAMFAAVIANIAFLGGYHVEGWGSATGALGLLGFMAAAAVTEELLFRGVLFRIIEERTGTWIALALTGVMFGAIHLANPDATLWGATAIAIEAGFMLAACYAATRNLWVPIGLHFGWNLAAGGIFSVVVSGNGESKGLLDASTSGPVALSGGDFGPEGSLYAVLAGVVLTVVFLWLAKRRGHIIPRRRRTAQAPATATVTQ, translated from the coding sequence ATGCGATTCGTCAAACAGCTTCTCGCCGTCGCCGCCGTCGCCCTAGTCGGCGGGTTGGGCGTCGCCGCCGTCGAGGGCAGCTTCTTCCTCACCTTGGTGATCGGCGCTGTGACGGCGGTGCTGGGCGTGCTCGTCTACCGGTGGGTCGTGCGGCGCACCGAGCGCCGTGAGCCGACCGAACTCGGCCTGGACGGCTGGGGCGCAAGGCTGGGCCGCGGGACGCTCCTCGGCTTCGCCATGTTCGCGGCCGTCATCGCCAACATCGCTTTCCTCGGCGGTTACCACGTCGAGGGCTGGGGTTCGGCGACGGGAGCGCTGGGTCTGCTCGGGTTCATGGCGGCCGCCGCCGTCACCGAGGAGCTGCTGTTCCGGGGGGTGCTGTTCCGCATCATCGAGGAACGTACGGGCACCTGGATCGCTCTCGCCCTGACCGGCGTGATGTTCGGCGCCATCCACCTGGCGAACCCGGACGCCACCCTGTGGGGGGCGACAGCGATCGCCATCGAGGCCGGGTTCATGCTGGCCGCCTGCTACGCCGCCACCCGGAACCTGTGGGTCCCGATCGGCCTGCACTTCGGCTGGAACCTCGCCGCCGGCGGCATCTTCAGCGTCGTGGTCTCGGGCAACGGCGAGTCGAAGGGGCTGCTCGATGCGTCGACGTCGGGGCCGGTCGCCCTGAGCGGTGGCGACTTCGGGCCGGAGGGCAGCCTGTACGCGGTGCTGGCCGGCGTGGTGCTGACCGTGGTGTTCCTGTGGCTGGCCAAGCGCCGCGGGCACATCATCCCGCGCCGCCGTCGCACGGCGCAGGCTCCGGCGACCGCTACAGTCACCCAGTGA
- a CDS encoding winged helix-turn-helix transcriptional regulator, whose translation MAKAPRRGPYICGIDAALDVVSGKWKGLILWELEAHGVRRFAQLRRGLPGVSEKMLTQHLRELEEDGLVHRKVHAEVPPRVEYSLTEHGRTLNQALGPLGAWGSERIRREAAEMVDATSEDHPALR comes from the coding sequence ATGGCCAAGGCACCCCGACGCGGGCCTTACATCTGCGGCATCGACGCAGCGCTCGACGTGGTGAGTGGCAAGTGGAAGGGCCTGATCCTCTGGGAACTCGAGGCCCATGGCGTACGCCGTTTCGCGCAGCTGCGCCGGGGTCTGCCCGGAGTGAGCGAGAAGATGCTGACTCAGCATCTGCGCGAGCTCGAGGAGGACGGCCTGGTGCACCGGAAGGTCCACGCCGAGGTGCCACCGCGGGTGGAATACTCCTTGACCGAACACGGGCGCACGCTCAACCAGGCGCTCGGGCCGCTCGGCGCCTGGGGCAGCGAGCGGATCCGTCGCGAGGCCGCCGAGATGGTCGACGCGACTTCGGAAGACCACCCGGCCCTGCGCTGA